The segment CGTCGACCAGCAGCAGGAAATCGCGGCGATGCGCCTGGCCCTCGGCCAGCCCTTGCCGCCTTCCGCGCCCGCACCCACGACCGCCACCGCGCCGCGCGCACACGCCGGCAAGGAATCCCCGTGAACATCGTCACCCGACTCGCCCTGGCTCTTGTCCTGCTGCCCGCTACCGCCATGGCGCAACAGGCACCCTGGGGCAAACCGGATCAGCCGATCACCCACGCTGACCGCGTCTATGCGGCCGAGCAGTTCTCCAACACGGTGTCGGTCACGGACCCGGTCGACAACAAGCTGCTTGGGGTCATCCGGCTGGGCGAACCGCAGCCGATGAACTTTGCCCCGCTCTACAAAGGCCAGGTGCTTACCCACGGCATGGGCTTCTCGCCGGATGGCAAAACTCTCGCCATCGTGTCGATCGGCTCCAATGGCGTGAGCTTCGTCGATACCGCGACCAATACGGTGAAGCACACCACGTATGTCGGACGCTCCCCACACGAAGCCTTCTTCACACCCGACGGCACGGCGGTGTGGGTGACGGTGCGCGGCGAGGACTATGTCTCGGTGCTGGATACGAAGACGTATGAGGAAGTCGCGCGGGTAAAGACTCCCGGCGGCCCGGGCATGACGATCTTCTCCCCCGACGGCAAGTACGCGTACATCTGCTCCTCGTTCAATCCGATCACGGTGGTCATTGAAGTCGCCAGCCGCACCCAGGTCGGTGAGGTGAAGCAGCCAAGCCCGTTCTGCCCGAACATTGCGGTGACGCCCGATGGCAAGCAGGTGTGGTTCACGCAGAAGGACACCGGCAAGCTCGTGGCTTTTTCCGCGTTGCCGCCCTTCACCGTCCTGAAGACGATGGACATGGGCCCGATTGCGAATCACGTGAACTTCGCCAACGTAAAGGGCAAGACATATGCCTACGTCACGATTGGTGGCCTGAGCCAGGTAAAGGTGCTGCGCGTCGCTGACTACAGCACCGTGGCCACCATCCCTGTCGGCGCGATGCCGCACGGCGTGTGGCCTTCCTCCGATGGGTCGCGCGTCTACGTGGGCCTGGAGAACGACGACAAGCTCGCCGTGATCGATACGGGCACGAACAAGGTCATCGCCACCATCCCCATCGGCCAGGCACCGCAGGCACTGGCGTTTGTATCCGGCGCCGCGGCCAGTCCGGACGCCGACGCGAAGCTCGCCCAGCTGGGTATCGCCGGTAACACCTATTCACTGGTGCTCCGCGATGGCACGGGTGAGCGCACGCACGTCACCCTGTTCGACCAGGGCCTGGTGCAGGTGCTGCAGGCGGCCGTGACGGGGCTGGAACCGAAGAAGCCTTACTTCGTGGCGCTGGCGGATGCCCCGACCGGCGGCAACCTCCAGCCGCTGGCCCGCTTCATGAGCAATCCGGCGGGCGCGGCTATCGTCAATGCGTCCGGCCCGATCCGCCAGCTGGTCGATACGCCCGCTTCAACGGCGCGGCGTTACCTGGTCATCACCGACTCGGCCGGCGACGCGCCGGGCAAGGTGCTGCAGCACCAGCCCTAGCACCAGCGCTTACGACCTCAAGCGCGCCAGCCGCGCGCGGGCGCCGTCGAGCAGCAGTTGCATGCCGTCTTCGAAGGCGTTGTCGTGGCCATGCGCGTGATAGTGGCACACGGCCTCCGCGGTGAGCGGGAACGGTGCGGCGGCTTCGACGAGTGCGCTGTCGTCCACGCGCTGCGCTTCCGCCTGTTCCTCCAGCACGCAACCGACCGTGTAGCGGCTGCAGGCCACCAGCACGTCGAGCGCCGTGCCCGCGCTGAAGCCGGCACCCACCAGCAAGGCGAGTTGTCGCTCCACTACCGCGACGTCACCCGGGTCGGCATGTGTGCCGGCGTGGACGCGCGCACCGTCGCGGCGGCTGAGCAGCGCGGCACGGAAGCTGCGCGTGTTGCGCAGGAGGAACGCATCCCAGGCTTCACCCGCACGAGGCTCACGCTCGACACGGCTTCGCATCAGCCCGTTGTTCATCGCATCGAGCAAGGCCTGGCGATTGGTGAAGTGCCAGTACAACGCCGGCTGCTTCACCCCCATGCGCTCCGCGATCAGCCGGGTGGATAGCCCGTCGAGGCCCACCTCGTCGAGCAAATCAAGGGCCGTCTCGACGATCTGGGCCGGGTCCAGCCGGGTGCCTGCCTTGCGCGCCACTATTTATCACCTATAAACTATGCCTTATCATCGATAAATTACCACGATTCACCCGCGCATGAAGCCCGTCCTCGCCGCCGTCCTCTGCACCGCCGCCCTTGATGCCATGGGCGTGGCGCTTACGCTGCCCGTCATGCCGGCCCTGCTGGGCGACGTCGGGCTGGGCGTCGACCTTGGCTGGCGGTTCGGCGTGTTCATCGGCATCTATGCCCTGATGCAGTTCCTGCTGGCACCGGCCGTGGGGGCGCTGTCGGATCGCCTCGGGCGCCGGCCGGTGCTCTTGGTGTCGTTGCTGGGCCAGGCGCTCGCGTACGCGGCGCTGGCCGTGGCCCCGTCGTACGGCTGGCTGCTAGCCGCCCGTGCGCTGGCGGGTGTGTTCGGGTCGAGCACGCCGGTGGTCTCCGCGTTTATCGCCGACACGACGCCGGCGGAGGAGCGCTCGCGGCGCTTCGGCCAGCTCGGTGCGTGCATGGGCGTTGGCTTCATCGTCGGGCCGCTGCTGGGCGGCGTGCTTGGTGGCATGGATGTGCGCATGCCGTTCGTCGCCGCGGGCGTTCTTGCCGCGGTAAATGCGGCGTGGATCGCGCTCACCCTGCCGAAGGATGACGTGCGTGCGCCGGCGGAGAACGCGCCCCTGCTCGTCAATCCACTGTCTGCGCTCCTGTGGGCACGCCAGCTGCCGGGCACGGCGCCGTGCCTCGTGGCCTTCGCCATCGTGTGCCTGGTCGGCGAAGTCGGCGGCACGGTGTGGGTGCTTTACGGCGAGGACCGCTTTGCGTGGACGCCGGCGATGGTCGGCATATCGCTGGCCTGCTTCGGCTTCTTCCATGCGTTGATGCAGGGCTTTGTCGCGGGGCCTCTGGCCGCGTGGCTCGGCGAACGGCGTGCGGCCATCGTCAGCATGCTCAGCGACGCCACCGCGTATGTGCTGATCGCCATGGCCTTCCAGGGCTGGATGGCCTTCGCGCTGATGCCCCTGTTCTGCGTCGGTGGCATCGCCTCGCCGTTGCTGCAATCGATGATGAGCGCATCCACCAACGAAGCGCACCAGGGTCGCCTGCAAGGCTTGCTCGCCAGCGTCACCGGATTGGTCACCGTCGTCGGCCCGGTCGTCATCAGCGCGGCGTACTTCGCCTTCCGCGCCAGCTGCCCGGGTTTCGTCTGGTATGCCGGTGCGGTGTGCTACGCCGTGGCGCTTGCCGCGATGTCACGGTGGCAACGCCAGGTCGCCAGCGCCTCGGTCTAGGGGGCTGCTTGCTTCGCGGCGCACACACCGGCAGGTGTCCAGTCGTTGACCCGTGTCGTCGCGGGCAGCGTCGAGTCGTGCAGCACCAGCGCGAACGCGCGGCGCGGTACCTTGCCGATAGCCATCAGCAACATCGGCTCGCCTCCCGGCATGACGACGGTGTTGCCCGGGCCACGGCCGGTTTGGGCACCGCCGGGCATCTCAAGGCACGTATCGCCATCGATGGCGTAGAACGCTTCGGGACCGGAATGCTTGTGTATCGGTGCACTCGTGCCCGGTGCGAAGAAGGAGTGCACGTACTCGGCGCTGAAGTCCTCCGCCTTTGCCACGGGAAGCGGGCCGATGGTGGCGACGTGCGTGCCGGCTTTGGCCGTCCAG is part of the Luteibacter pinisoli genome and harbors:
- a CDS encoding YncE family protein; translation: MNIVTRLALALVLLPATAMAQQAPWGKPDQPITHADRVYAAEQFSNTVSVTDPVDNKLLGVIRLGEPQPMNFAPLYKGQVLTHGMGFSPDGKTLAIVSIGSNGVSFVDTATNTVKHTTYVGRSPHEAFFTPDGTAVWVTVRGEDYVSVLDTKTYEEVARVKTPGGPGMTIFSPDGKYAYICSSFNPITVVIEVASRTQVGEVKQPSPFCPNIAVTPDGKQVWFTQKDTGKLVAFSALPPFTVLKTMDMGPIANHVNFANVKGKTYAYVTIGGLSQVKVLRVADYSTVATIPVGAMPHGVWPSSDGSRVYVGLENDDKLAVIDTGTNKVIATIPIGQAPQALAFVSGAAASPDADAKLAQLGIAGNTYSLVLRDGTGERTHVTLFDQGLVQVLQAAVTGLEPKKPYFVALADAPTGGNLQPLARFMSNPAGAAIVNASGPIRQLVDTPASTARRYLVITDSAGDAPGKVLQHQP
- a CDS encoding TetR/AcrR family transcriptional regulator C-terminal domain-containing protein: MARKAGTRLDPAQIVETALDLLDEVGLDGLSTRLIAERMGVKQPALYWHFTNRQALLDAMNNGLMRSRVEREPRAGEAWDAFLLRNTRSFRAALLSRRDGARVHAGTHADPGDVAVVERQLALLVGAGFSAGTALDVLVACSRYTVGCVLEEQAEAQRVDDSALVEAAAPFPLTAEAVCHYHAHGHDNAFEDGMQLLLDGARARLARLRS
- a CDS encoding MFS transporter, with product MKPVLAAVLCTAALDAMGVALTLPVMPALLGDVGLGVDLGWRFGVFIGIYALMQFLLAPAVGALSDRLGRRPVLLVSLLGQALAYAALAVAPSYGWLLAARALAGVFGSSTPVVSAFIADTTPAEERSRRFGQLGACMGVGFIVGPLLGGVLGGMDVRMPFVAAGVLAAVNAAWIALTLPKDDVRAPAENAPLLVNPLSALLWARQLPGTAPCLVAFAIVCLVGEVGGTVWVLYGEDRFAWTPAMVGISLACFGFFHALMQGFVAGPLAAWLGERRAAIVSMLSDATAYVLIAMAFQGWMAFALMPLFCVGGIASPLLQSMMSASTNEAHQGRLQGLLASVTGLVTVVGPVVISAAYFAFRASCPGFVWYAGAVCYAVALAAMSRWQRQVASASV
- a CDS encoding cupin domain-containing protein, with the translated sequence MASPPPAVQGPGLVVTSRPCDFGNAPLAPGPACLLARQDIGALPNGPVYWHIETFPDEASALLAKEASGTVVMDFGKVWLFTIAPKDWTAKAGTHVATIGPLPVAKAEDFSAEYVHSFFAPGTSAPIHKHSGPEAFYAIDGDTCLEMPGGAQTGRGPGNTVVMPGGEPMLLMAIGKVPRRAFALVLHDSTLPATTRVNDWTPAGVCAAKQAAP